A section of the Thermodesulfobacteriota bacterium genome encodes:
- a CDS encoding TlyA family RNA methyltransferase, whose product MVTKKKERVDKLLVDRGLVQSRERASALILEGKVIVNGIRVDKAGTKVPADSSLKLKENDIPYVSRGGVKLAYALDEFKLEVKDKVALDIGASTGGFSDCLLQRGARKVYAIDVGYGQLAWRIRQDPRVVTLERRNIRYIDPEEVGEKADLAVIDISFISLTKVLPKVRELIGKEGYIIALIKPQFEVEKGEVGKGGIVKDPENHRQVIEKIKGFALFHDLKVLGLIESPILGADGNKEFFIYLISTPNIN is encoded by the coding sequence ATGGTGACAAAGAAGAAAGAACGCGTTGACAAACTATTGGTTGATCGAGGCTTAGTCCAGAGCCGTGAAAGGGCAAGTGCCCTGATTTTGGAGGGGAAGGTCATTGTAAATGGTATCAGGGTTGATAAGGCAGGTACAAAAGTACCTGCTGATTCTTCCCTGAAATTAAAAGAGAACGATATACCCTACGTAAGTCGTGGGGGGGTAAAGTTAGCCTATGCCCTGGATGAATTTAAGCTGGAGGTAAAGGACAAGGTAGCCCTTGATATAGGCGCTTCTACCGGGGGATTCAGTGATTGTCTATTGCAAAGGGGAGCCAGAAAAGTCTATGCTATTGATGTAGGCTACGGACAGCTCGCATGGAGAATAAGACAGGATCCGCGGGTGGTCACTCTGGAACGCAGGAATATCCGTTATATAGACCCAGAAGAGGTCGGTGAAAAAGCTGATCTCGCTGTAATAGACATCTCATTCATATCCCTCACCAAGGTCTTACCCAAGGTTAGGGAACTAATAGGAAAAGAAGGATATATAATAGCCCTGATTAAACCCCAATTTGAAGTAGAAAAGGGTGAAGTAGGTAAAGGCGGAATAGTTAAGGACCCTGAAAACCACAGGCAGGTAATTGAAAAGATAAAAGGATTCGCTTTGTTTCATGATCTAAAGGTGCTAGGACTTATTGAGTCCCCTATATTGGGAGCCGATGGAAATAAAGAGTTTTTCATATACTTAATTAGTACGCCCAATATCAACTAA
- the ppdK gene encoding pyruvate, phosphate dikinase, which produces MKKYVYFFGSGKTEGNAKMKELLGGKGCNLAEMANLGIPVPPGFTITTEVCTAYYDNNGNYPEGLKAQVEDNLTKIETAMGAKFGNEDNPLLVSVRSGARVSMPGMMDTVLNLGLNDMTVKGLIKQSNDERFAYDCYRRFVQMYGDVVLDLKPVEKDERDPFEVILEAKKEEKGVTFDNELSHVDLKELVAEFKLEIKKRLGVDFPEDPMEQLWGAIGAVFGSWNNPRAIAYRELNNIPGHWGTAVNVQTMVFGNMGDDSGTGVAFTRDPSTGTNIFYGEYLMNAQGEDVVAGIRTPRPINKIQKGDSPLPSLEEELPDIYGQLVDIRDKLEKHYRDLQDIEFTIQKGKLWMLQTRSGKRTGFAALRIAVEMVKEGLIKKEEAIMRVEPEQLNQLLSPVFDPEGKRNAIKEGRLLAKGLNAGPGAACGKVVFNAAEAEELAKKGDKDIILVRIETSPEDIRGMNAAKGILTARGGMTSHAALVARQMGKVCVAGCGALEIDYTAQKMKVGNNTIKKGDYISIDGTLGEVILGKIPTTPSETLQVLIDKTLKPEDSQTHQIYTEIMSWADKIRTLGIRTNADKPDQVSIAISLGAEGIGLCRTEHMFFEGDRIDSVREMILADDRAGRENALAKLMPMQKEDFVSIFRLMNGMPVTIRTLDPPLHEFLPGNPKDVDTLAKKMGVSKKKLTSKIENLHETNPMLGHRGCRLGIVYPEITEMQARAIFEAACQVAKEGIRVVPEVMIPLVGHVRELMMQKEVVDRVAKEVMGAYNMKIDYLVGTMIELPRAAITADEIAQVAEFFSFGTNDLTQMTFGLSRDDAGKFLPSYIKEGILEKDPFQQLDQGGVGKLVEIGVQKGRGEKPSLKVGICGEHGGDPSSIEFCHKTGLNYVSCSPYRIPIARLAAAQAVLRDKVAPTKGD; this is translated from the coding sequence GTGAAAAAATATGTCTATTTTTTTGGTAGTGGTAAAACTGAAGGCAATGCAAAAATGAAGGAGCTTTTGGGTGGCAAAGGATGTAATCTGGCAGAGATGGCAAATCTTGGTATCCCGGTTCCTCCTGGATTTACCATAACAACAGAGGTCTGCACCGCATACTATGATAATAATGGAAATTATCCTGAAGGGCTAAAGGCTCAGGTTGAAGATAATTTAACCAAGATTGAAACTGCTATGGGGGCAAAATTTGGCAATGAGGATAATCCACTTCTGGTATCAGTAAGGTCCGGGGCACGGGTATCTATGCCAGGCATGATGGATACGGTGCTCAATTTAGGATTAAATGATATGACGGTCAAGGGTCTTATCAAACAATCCAATGATGAGAGATTTGCTTATGACTGTTACCGAAGGTTTGTACAGATGTACGGAGATGTGGTGTTAGACCTTAAACCAGTAGAGAAGGATGAAAGAGACCCCTTTGAGGTTATCCTGGAGGCAAAGAAGGAAGAGAAAGGAGTTACCTTCGATAATGAACTAAGCCATGTTGATCTCAAAGAATTAGTAGCAGAGTTCAAGCTTGAAATCAAAAAGAGACTAGGCGTTGACTTCCCAGAGGATCCCATGGAGCAGTTGTGGGGAGCAATTGGAGCTGTATTCGGTTCTTGGAATAATCCCAGAGCGATTGCCTATCGTGAGCTCAACAATATACCCGGACATTGGGGAACAGCAGTAAACGTACAGACAATGGTCTTCGGAAATATGGGTGATGACAGTGGTACAGGGGTAGCATTCACCCGTGATCCATCTACAGGGACGAATATATTTTACGGAGAATACCTCATGAATGCCCAGGGAGAAGATGTGGTGGCAGGCATTCGTACTCCAAGACCTATTAACAAAATCCAAAAAGGGGACAGTCCTCTTCCTTCTCTGGAAGAAGAACTGCCTGATATTTACGGCCAGCTGGTCGATATCAGGGATAAACTCGAGAAGCATTACAGAGACTTGCAAGACATTGAATTTACCATCCAGAAAGGAAAGCTCTGGATGCTGCAGACCCGTTCCGGGAAACGTACCGGTTTTGCTGCCCTACGTATAGCGGTAGAAATGGTGAAGGAAGGTTTGATCAAAAAAGAAGAGGCGATTATGAGGGTAGAGCCTGAACAGTTAAACCAGCTGTTAAGCCCTGTCTTCGACCCAGAAGGAAAGAGAAATGCCATAAAGGAAGGGAGACTGCTGGCTAAAGGATTGAATGCAGGGCCTGGGGCTGCCTGTGGTAAGGTTGTATTCAACGCTGCAGAAGCAGAAGAACTTGCCAAAAAAGGTGATAAAGACATTATATTGGTGAGGATTGAGACATCACCCGAAGATATTAGAGGGATGAATGCAGCCAAGGGTATCTTAACCGCCAGGGGTGGAATGACATCCCATGCTGCCCTGGTTGCCAGACAGATGGGAAAGGTTTGTGTGGCTGGCTGTGGAGCATTGGAGATTGACTACACCGCTCAAAAAATGAAAGTTGGGAACAATACCATAAAAAAGGGAGACTATATCTCTATTGATGGTACTCTTGGAGAGGTTATCCTCGGCAAGATCCCTACCACTCCCTCAGAAACTCTACAGGTACTGATAGATAAAACTTTGAAGCCAGAAGATTCACAGACACATCAGATATATACAGAGATAATGTCCTGGGCTGATAAGATTAGAACTTTAGGGATAAGAACCAATGCCGATAAACCCGACCAAGTTAGCATTGCCATAAGTCTTGGCGCTGAGGGTATAGGACTTTGCAGAACCGAACATATGTTCTTTGAAGGAGACCGTATAGATTCAGTCCGAGAAATGATCCTGGCCGATGACAGGGCAGGAAGGGAAAATGCCTTGGCAAAACTGATGCCAATGCAGAAGGAAGACTTTGTGAGTATCTTCAGGCTGATGAACGGGATGCCGGTTACCATCCGAACCCTTGATCCTCCCCTTCATGAATTCCTTCCTGGAAATCCGAAAGACGTCGATACGCTGGCAAAAAAAATGGGGGTGTCCAAAAAAAAGCTGACCTCCAAGATAGAAAACCTGCATGAGACCAATCCCATGCTTGGTCATAGGGGGTGCCGCCTTGGCATAGTCTATCCGGAGATTACTGAGATGCAGGCAAGGGCAATATTTGAAGCGGCGTGTCAGGTGGCAAAAGAGGGTATCAGGGTTGTTCCTGAAGTAATGATTCCACTTGTAGGACACGTAAGGGAATTGATGATGCAGAAAGAGGTAGTGGACAGGGTTGCAAAAGAGGTGATGGGGGCATATAATATGAAGATAGACTACCTGGTAGGAACCATGATAGAACTACCCAGAGCCGCTATCACAGCGGACGAGATAGCCCAGGTTGCGGAGTTCTTCTCCTTCGGCACCAATGACCTAACCCAGATGACCTTTGGATTGAGCAGAGATGACGCAGGTAAATTCCTGCCCTCCTATATCAAGGAAGGTATACTGGAGAAGGATCCGTTTCAACAATTGGATCAGGGCGGGGTTGGAAAGTTAGTTGAGATAGGTGTACAGAAGGGTAGAGGTGAAAAACCATCTTTAAAAGTAGGCATATGTGGAGAACACGGTGGAGACCCCAGTTCAATAGAGTTTTGCCACAAAACAGGCTTGAACTATGTCAGCTGTTCCCCTTACCGCATTCCGATAGCAAGGCTGGCAGCCGCACAGGCGGTATTGAGAGATAAGGTGGCACCCACAAAGGGTGATTAG
- the glyS gene encoding glycine--tRNA ligase subunit beta, which yields MAKELLLEIGTEEIPSGFVPNALKDMKELIEKELKNLRIGFGQIKTLGTPRRLVLYIDHMSDKQEDTYIEIIGPSKKVALDQNGNPTKAAIGFARAQGINPSDLQQVSTLKGEYLAVRKKETGNDTKRVLSSILPRFIASIPFPKSMRWGDSSIRFARPIHWILCIFNGEIVPFKMYNIESGDHSFGHRFMSPDQFKVQDFNHYIKHLRDAYVIIDPIERKDKIKEIISQAAKAVSGKVLEDDELLDDVTYLLEYPTATLGRFEERFLNLPREVMISSMREHQKYFSVVDDADRLLPYFIAVNNTLAKDHGIVVSGNERVLKARLSDARFFFKEDQKIPFPERVYHLKEVVFQSELGTFYEKVMRFQKMAECLALEIKPELKEISKKAAILCKADLTSGMVGEFPKLQGIMGREYALLSGEDVEVATAIYEHYLPRFSGDILPSTHAGAFVSIADKLDTVVGCFGVGLIPTGTSDPYALRRQALGIVNIILDKRYPISLKKLIEINIEYLNGKISRDPVMVKEGVLEFFRLRLQYQLTSQGYSYDIIDAVLSLYFDDLADSFERIKALQELKNQPDFKPLAIAFKRASNILSQSSPGGDVFPSLFQDSMEDTLFEAYKEIEEYVVELISKKRYLEALIKMVQLRKPVDDFFDNVMVMVEDEKTRKNRLAILAEISGLFLNIADFSKIITE from the coding sequence ATGGCAAAAGAGTTACTCTTAGAAATAGGGACAGAGGAGATTCCATCAGGGTTTGTACCCAACGCATTGAAGGATATGAAGGAACTCATTGAAAAGGAGCTTAAGAACCTTAGAATTGGATTCGGACAGATAAAAACTTTGGGGACTCCCAGGAGACTGGTACTTTATATTGACCATATGTCAGATAAACAGGAGGATACCTATATAGAGATTATAGGTCCGTCAAAAAAAGTTGCCCTTGATCAAAACGGGAATCCAACAAAGGCAGCCATAGGTTTTGCACGGGCACAGGGGATAAACCCAAGTGATCTCCAGCAGGTAAGCACCCTCAAGGGAGAATACCTGGCAGTCAGAAAAAAGGAGACTGGCAATGATACAAAAAGGGTTCTATCCTCCATCCTGCCAAGGTTCATTGCGTCTATCCCCTTCCCCAAGTCCATGAGATGGGGAGATTCGTCAATAAGGTTCGCTCGCCCCATCCACTGGATTCTGTGTATATTTAATGGGGAGATAGTTCCTTTTAAGATGTATAATATTGAAAGCGGAGACCATTCCTTTGGTCACCGTTTTATGAGCCCAGATCAATTTAAGGTACAAGACTTTAACCATTATATCAAGCATCTCAGAGATGCCTATGTTATTATCGATCCAATCGAGAGGAAAGATAAAATAAAAGAGATAATCTCTCAGGCTGCAAAAGCGGTGTCAGGAAAGGTATTAGAGGATGATGAGCTGCTGGATGATGTAACCTATCTGCTGGAATATCCGACAGCAACATTGGGAAGATTTGAAGAGAGGTTTCTGAATCTGCCCAGAGAGGTCATGATATCCAGTATGAGGGAACATCAGAAGTATTTTTCCGTAGTCGATGATGCTGACAGGTTGTTACCATACTTCATTGCTGTTAACAATACGTTGGCAAAAGACCATGGAATAGTTGTCAGTGGAAACGAGAGGGTTTTGAAGGCCAGGCTATCTGATGCCAGGTTTTTCTTCAAAGAAGACCAAAAGATACCTTTCCCGGAGAGGGTTTACCATTTAAAGGAGGTAGTTTTTCAATCAGAACTGGGAACCTTTTATGAAAAGGTCATGAGGTTCCAAAAGATGGCCGAATGCCTGGCATTGGAGATCAAGCCTGAACTCAAAGAGATATCGAAAAAGGCCGCCATTCTCTGTAAAGCCGACCTGACTTCCGGAATGGTTGGAGAGTTTCCAAAACTTCAGGGAATTATGGGCAGGGAATATGCCTTGCTTTCGGGTGAAGACGTGGAGGTAGCAACTGCCATCTATGAGCATTATCTCCCCAGATTCTCAGGGGACATCCTCCCCTCTACCCATGCAGGGGCATTCGTTAGCATAGCCGATAAGTTAGATACGGTGGTAGGGTGTTTTGGGGTAGGACTGATTCCGACAGGCACATCTGATCCCTATGCCTTAAGACGTCAGGCATTGGGGATCGTTAACATCATCCTGGATAAAAGATATCCCATCTCACTTAAGAAATTAATTGAAATAAATATAGAATATTTGAATGGTAAGATATCCAGGGATCCCGTTATGGTTAAAGAGGGAGTCCTGGAGTTCTTCAGGCTCCGTCTTCAATACCAGTTAACGAGTCAGGGATACTCTTACGACATAATAGATGCGGTTCTATCGTTGTATTTTGACGATCTGGCTGATTCTTTTGAAAGGATAAAAGCCTTACAGGAGTTGAAGAACCAGCCTGATTTTAAACCTCTGGCAATAGCCTTTAAAAGGGCTTCCAATATCTTAAGCCAATCCTCTCCAGGGGGAGATGTCTTTCCATCCCTGTTCCAAGATTCTATGGAAGACACTCTCTTTGAGGCATATAAAGAGATCGAAGAATACGTGGTGGAACTGATTTCTAAAAAGAGATACCTTGAGGCTTTGATCAAAATGGTTCAACTCAGAAAACCTGTGGATGATTTTTTCGATAACGTCATGGTTATGGTGGAAGATGAGAAAACAAGGAAAAACAGGCTCGCTATACTTGCTGAAATTTCGGGGCTTTTTTTAAATATCGCTGACTTTTCAAAGATTATAACCGAGTAG
- the glyQ gene encoding glycine--tRNA ligase subunit alpha: protein MNFQDIILSLQRFWSDRGCVIQQPYGIEVGAGTFNPATFLRVLGPEPWNVAYVEPSRRPTDGRYGENPNRLQHYYQFQVIMKPSPMDIQNIYLNSLEELGIDLLAHDIRFVEDDWESPTLGAWGLGWEVWLDGMEITQFTYFQQAGGIDLNPVSVELTYGLERIAMYLQGIDNVFDLKWARKIKYGDIHHQSEVEFSVYNFELADVAMLFNLFNMYEKESLELINKGLVLPAYEYCLKCSHTFNLLDARKAISVTERTSFIGRVRNLAGLCAKGYLKQREEMGFPLLED from the coding sequence ATGAATTTCCAAGATATTATACTATCACTTCAAAGGTTCTGGTCTGACAGGGGTTGCGTCATTCAGCAACCCTATGGTATTGAGGTTGGTGCCGGAACATTCAACCCCGCCACATTTCTTCGGGTTCTGGGCCCTGAGCCATGGAATGTGGCATACGTTGAACCCTCCCGCCGGCCTACCGACGGCAGGTATGGAGAAAATCCAAACCGTCTTCAGCATTACTATCAATTTCAGGTAATAATGAAACCTTCCCCAATGGATATTCAGAATATCTACCTGAATAGTTTAGAAGAACTTGGCATAGACCTGTTAGCCCATGATATAAGGTTTGTTGAAGATGATTGGGAGTCTCCTACCCTTGGTGCCTGGGGTTTGGGCTGGGAGGTTTGGCTGGATGGGATGGAAATAACCCAGTTCACCTATTTTCAGCAGGCTGGCGGCATAGACCTCAATCCTGTTTCTGTTGAGCTGACATATGGACTTGAAAGGATTGCTATGTACCTCCAGGGCATAGACAATGTATTTGATCTTAAATGGGCAAGGAAGATAAAATACGGGGATATACATCATCAAAGTGAGGTAGAATTCTCTGTCTATAATTTTGAGCTGGCTGATGTGGCTATGTTGTTTAATCTGTTTAACATGTATGAGAAAGAATCTTTAGAATTGATTAATAAGGGCTTGGTATTACCGGCTTATGAATACTGTTTAAAGTGTTCTCATACCTTTAACCTGCTGGATGCAAGAAAGGCTATAAGTGTCACTGAAAGAACGAGTTTCATAGGCAGGGTGAGAAACCTTGCAGGATTATGTGCAAAGGGGTATCTTAAGCAAAGGGAAGAGATGGGCTTCCCACTGCTTGAAGATTAA
- a CDS encoding helix-turn-helix domain-containing protein — MKDLSKENQENFQETLKINTLLEINKALGSSLDLKSSLSNVMNILASRLTMSQGSLILLDSETKELIMEVVYGPNKQGIEDGDIHKKVFESGLPAAISSLGGPPLFLDSSKISDIKKQDISYLCVPMKIEGMAMGVLIVDRLFDDSVEFNEDLILLNSITSIIAQTINIYYTAEKEKKDLIRENKYLRLELEKLKDVNTIDRHELRTNPQKQLSIEKVLEKKLDEIITVMDVTTEGKRRLYDDIISNVEKILIKLALKRTKNIKYEAARFLGINRNTLYKKMNDLNISV; from the coding sequence ATGAAAGATTTGTCCAAAGAGAATCAAGAAAACTTTCAAGAGACCTTAAAAATAAACACCTTATTAGAAATAAATAAGGCTTTAGGCTCATCACTGGATCTAAAGAGCTCCCTCAGTAACGTAATGAATATCCTTGCTTCACGTCTGACCATGAGCCAGGGTTCTTTGATACTGTTGGATTCCGAGACAAAGGAACTGATTATGGAAGTTGTCTATGGCCCTAACAAACAAGGGATAGAAGATGGGGACATTCACAAAAAGGTTTTTGAAAGTGGACTACCCGCAGCTATTTCCAGTTTAGGTGGCCCTCCTTTGTTTTTGGACAGTTCAAAGATATCTGACATAAAGAAGCAGGATATCTCCTATTTATGCGTACCAATGAAGATCGAAGGCATGGCTATGGGGGTACTTATAGTAGATCGCCTTTTTGATGATAGTGTAGAATTTAATGAGGATTTAATTTTACTAAACAGCATTACATCTATTATTGCACAAACAATAAATATTTACTATACAGCAGAAAAGGAAAAGAAAGATCTCATTAGAGAGAACAAATACCTGCGTCTTGAGCTGGAAAAACTAAAGGATGTTAACACCATAGATAGACATGAGTTAAGAACAAATCCACAAAAACAACTCTCTATAGAAAAGGTTTTAGAGAAGAAACTGGATGAGATAATAACAGTAATGGACGTAACGACTGAAGGCAAAAGAAGATTATATGACGACATTATATCCAACGTAGAGAAGATATTAATAAAATTGGCACTTAAGAGGACGAAGAACATAAAGTATGAGGCAGCTCGTTTTTTAGGGATTAACAGGAATACTTTATATAAAAAGATGAATGATTTAAATATTTCAGTCTAA
- the moaC gene encoding cyclic pyranopterin monophosphate synthase MoaC: MLQLTHFDNKGRAKMVDITEKAVTRREAIASGIIAMKPETFRMIAKREIKKGDVLEVAKIAGIMAAKKTSDLIPMCHPINITTVDIRFHPDSGESKIGIESRVKVVSKTGVEMEALIAVSVAALTIYDMCKSKDRGMVISDIKLLKKSGGKSGDYIIGKN; the protein is encoded by the coding sequence ATGCTCCAATTAACCCATTTTGACAATAAAGGAAGAGCCAAGATGGTAGATATTACTGAGAAGGCTGTCACGAGGCGCGAAGCGATTGCCTCTGGCATAATAGCAATGAAACCAGAGACCTTCCGAATGATAGCCAAAAGGGAGATCAAGAAGGGGGATGTCTTAGAGGTTGCTAAAATAGCGGGCATAATGGCAGCAAAAAAGACCAGTGATTTGATTCCAATGTGTCATCCCATAAATATTACCACTGTTGACATTCGTTTTCATCCAGATTCAGGAGAAAGCAAAATCGGAATCGAATCAAGGGTAAAGGTTGTTAGTAAAACAGGGGTAGAGATGGAGGCACTTATTGCCGTGTCAGTAGCAGCTTTAACTATCTATGATATGTGTAAATCCAAAGATCGCGGGATGGTCATTTCAGATATAAAGCTACTCAAAAAAAGCGGGGGGAAAAGTGGTGATTATATAATAGGTAAAAACTAA
- the tatB gene encoding Sec-independent protein translocase protein TatB, producing the protein MFGIGIPELIVIFIVALIFIGPKKLPDLARALAKGLTEFKKAAEEVKQELDIGGELTNQKEELLKDYKEVVRNVTETMGTMGLEETEYKKGTLEVQAVKKEKSD; encoded by the coding sequence ATGTTTGGGATTGGAATTCCGGAATTGATAGTAATCTTTATAGTTGCTTTGATATTTATAGGCCCAAAGAAATTGCCTGATCTCGCCAGGGCATTAGCAAAAGGGTTAACAGAGTTTAAAAAGGCTGCCGAAGAGGTTAAACAGGAGTTGGATATTGGGGGGGAGCTAACTAATCAAAAAGAGGAATTGTTGAAAGACTATAAAGAAGTAGTAAGAAATGTTACGGAAACGATGGGCACGATGGGGTTAGAAGAAACAGAATACAAGAAAGGAACCTTGGAAGTTCAGGCAGTAAAGAAAGAAAAAAGTGACTGA
- the tatC gene encoding twin-arginine translocase subunit TatC, whose protein sequence is MTEENKEEREDRELSADEKLPFTSHLEELRRRLIICFITVGVGFAASYVFSKEIFNILMKPLLDVMPPGGTLIFTGLTEAFFTYLKVSLLAGIFIASPVLLYQIWSFISPGLYKREKRCVFPFVVFSTGFFIGGSLFGYFVVFPSGFKYLMSFATEAIRPLPSVKEYLSLSTRLLFAFGIVFELPLFIFFLTKIGVVDAKMLSSKRRYSIVIIFIVSAILTPTPDAITQLMMAVPLLLLYELSIWVAKVFGRKS, encoded by the coding sequence GTGACTGAAGAGAATAAAGAGGAGAGAGAAGATAGGGAGCTAAGTGCTGATGAAAAGCTCCCTTTTACTTCTCATCTTGAAGAGTTAAGAAGAAGATTGATCATCTGTTTTATTACGGTAGGTGTTGGGTTTGCTGCCTCTTATGTCTTCTCAAAGGAGATATTCAATATTTTAATGAAACCTCTACTCGATGTAATGCCACCTGGAGGGACATTAATATTTACTGGATTAACAGAAGCCTTTTTCACTTACCTAAAAGTGTCGTTGTTGGCCGGTATTTTTATTGCTAGCCCGGTCCTTCTCTATCAGATTTGGTCTTTTATTTCCCCAGGACTTTATAAGAGAGAGAAGAGGTGTGTCTTTCCTTTTGTTGTCTTTTCAACCGGTTTTTTTATTGGTGGTTCATTGTTTGGTTATTTTGTGGTCTTTCCTTCCGGCTTTAAATACCTTATGAGCTTTGCTACTGAAGCTATACGACCATTACCCTCTGTGAAGGAATATCTCTCTCTCTCTACAAGGTTGCTTTTTGCCTTCGGGATTGTATTTGAACTGCCTCTCTTTATCTTTTTTTTAACAAAGATTGGGGTAGTTGATGCCAAGATGCTGTCCTCTAAAAGGAGATATTCCATTGTAATCATCTTTATTGTTTCTGCAATACTTACTCCTACCCCAGATGCAATAACCCAGTTGATGATGGCAGTTCCTCTTCTGCTGTTATACGAATTGAGTATATGGGTAGCCAAGGTGTTTGGGAGAAAATCCTGA